A part of Helicobacter fennelliae genomic DNA contains:
- a CDS encoding N-6 DNA methylase, whose product MTAPIQKQKAYLNKIESINLGSFYTPLFVVEIARKMLSDFLQKTKQNPKDFILLDSSCGYGSFLQSRDSVDFQKVIGADIDKEALNVARENLKETATLLLHKNALQEASRWHFGITESSKLIIIGNPPYNDKTSIVQRHLKDKSCSVDSALKARDIGISFLRSYAMLGAHYICVLHPLSYLIKESNFKALKSFASNYRLLDSLVISSQIFCPKSSGYFPILIALYAKNQAGMDYHFIQNYTFKTLEKRQFCLKDYDFIAKYVDKYPKKSIKDSLISSQKVAMFYTLRDINALKRSRTFLEKPNANTIYVSQEKYSLYCYIDVFKQMLAHIPYYFGNCDVFIDYEKFKPLESYFVESSQNKIPSPAIKQYFKELLGEHYED is encoded by the coding sequence ATGACAGCACCGATTCAAAAACAAAAAGCATATCTCAACAAAATAGAATCCATCAACTTAGGCAGTTTTTATACACCCTTATTTGTCGTAGAAATTGCCCGCAAAATGCTGTCAGATTTTTTACAAAAGACAAAACAAAATCCAAAAGACTTCATCTTGCTTGATAGCTCTTGTGGCTATGGTAGCTTTTTGCAATCAAGAGATTCAGTGGATTTTCAAAAAGTCATTGGGGCTGATATTGATAAAGAAGCCTTAAATGTGGCGCGTGAAAATCTTAAAGAAACTGCCACTTTGTTACTACATAAAAACGCGCTACAAGAAGCCTCTAGGTGGCATTTTGGCATTACAGAATCTAGCAAGCTTATTATCATCGGTAATCCGCCCTATAATGATAAAACTTCCATCGTGCAAAGGCATTTGAAAGATAAAAGTTGTAGTGTAGATTCTGCTTTAAAAGCGCGTGATATTGGCATTAGCTTTTTGCGCTCTTATGCAATGCTAGGGGCTCATTATATTTGCGTGCTGCACCCGCTTTCTTACTTAATTAAAGAATCTAATTTTAAAGCCCTTAAAAGCTTTGCTAGCAATTATCGCCTTTTAGATTCTCTTGTGATTAGTTCGCAGATTTTCTGTCCTAAGTCTAGTGGATATTTTCCCATTCTTATCGCGCTTTATGCAAAAAATCAAGCAGGAATGGATTATCATTTTATCCAAAACTACACCTTTAAAACCTTAGAAAAAAGGCAATTTTGCTTGAAGGATTATGATTTTATCGCAAAATATGTTGATAAATATCCCAAAAAAAGCATAAAAGATTCTCTAATCTCAAGTCAAAAAGTCGCGATGTTTTATACATTGCGCGATATTAATGCGCTTAAGCGAAGCCGCACTTTTTTAGAAAAGCCAAATGCAAATACGATTTATGTAAGCCAAGAAAAATATAGCCTGTATTGCTATATTGATGTATTTAAACAAATGCTTGCGCATATCCCTTATTATTTTGGCAACTGTGATGTTTTTATTGATTATGAAAAATTTAAGCCTTTGGAATCATATTTTGTAGAATCTAGTCAAAATAAGATTCCAAGTCCAGCTATAAAGCAGTATTTTAAAGAGCTTTTGGGGGAGCATTATGAAGATTGA
- a CDS encoding R.Pab1 family restriction endonuclease, with amino-acid sequence MKIDKIEQDKIFIQIPLTTQSGKIRVKEHNSFYEYGPPTLILDSKHKNFILECFKIFGVLSPNHNHDTRDFKSYHITKEQ; translated from the coding sequence ATGAAGATTGACAAAATCGAGCAAGATAAAATTTTTATCCAAATTCCGCTAACCACACAAAGCGGTAAAATAAGAGTGAAAGAGCACAATAGCTTTTATGAATATGGACCTCCTACTTTGATTTTAGATTCTAAACATAAAAATTTTATCTTAGAATGCTTTAAAATCTTTGGAGTCTTAAGCCCAAATCACAATCATGATACAAGGGATTTTAAAAGTTATCACATCACAAAGGAGCAATAA
- a CDS encoding glutamate synthase subunit beta encodes MGNPRGFLDFERVEGSALEPEQRLKNYKEFYSLPSKEEQERQGGRCMNCGVAFCHTGIIARKSTPVSLKSALGVISCAEEKPSPISGGDVGCPLHNLIPEWNDLIYRGLWSEAYDRLSLTNPFPDFTGKVCPAPCEDSCVCAINGESVTIKNNELAIVENAFKSGLVKPFIPKKRSGKKIAIIGSGPAGLACAWELNARGHKVVVYERNDRAGGLLMYGIPDMKLDKSLVQRRLDILARSEIEFKTGYAVDSKKKAEEILKSYDVLVLATGASKPIDLQIEGRQSEGVMFALDFLTASTKSLLDSGKGAQIAKGKDVLIIGSGDTSVDCVAVALRQGAKSITRFERSPKRPQSRPLSNPWPLKKQTFSTDYGLKEAIAHFGKDVREYQKLTKAFVSKNGKVCGALACELEWRVVSEGAESRRISSEVSGSQKEYKADLVLLAMGFSGAEDALAGSFGIELDGRTNIKTHNYRASRAKVYACGDARMGQSLVVWAIKDAIECAKAIDKDLCQEHKS; translated from the coding sequence ATGGGTAACCCACGAGGATTTTTAGACTTTGAGAGAGTTGAGGGCAGTGCGCTAGAGCCAGAGCAGCGGCTAAAAAATTACAAAGAGTTTTACAGCCTGCCAAGCAAAGAGGAGCAGGAGCGTCAAGGCGGGCGCTGTATGAATTGCGGCGTGGCGTTTTGCCACACGGGTATCATCGCGCGCAAAAGCACACCAGTAAGCCTAAAAAGCGCGCTTGGCGTCATTTCCTGCGCTGAGGAGAAGCCAAGCCCCATAAGTGGCGGCGATGTGGGCTGCCCTCTGCATAATCTCATCCCCGAGTGGAACGACCTCATTTATCGCGGGCTGTGGAGCGAGGCATACGATAGACTGAGCCTTACTAATCCCTTCCCAGACTTCACAGGCAAGGTTTGCCCCGCACCCTGTGAGGATTCCTGCGTGTGCGCGATCAATGGAGAATCTGTAACGATCAAGAACAACGAGCTTGCCATCGTTGAGAATGCCTTTAAAAGCGGGCTAGTTAAGCCATTTATCCCAAAGAAGCGTAGTGGCAAAAAGATAGCGATCATTGGCAGCGGACCTGCGGGGCTTGCGTGTGCATGGGAGCTCAATGCACGCGGGCATAAAGTCGTAGTGTATGAGCGCAACGATCGTGCCGGCGGGCTTTTGATGTATGGTATCCCAGATATGAAGCTTGATAAGTCCCTTGTGCAACGGCGGTTGGACATTCTTGCGCGCAGTGAGATTGAATTTAAGACAGGCTATGCGGTGGATTCTAAAAAGAAAGCGGAGGAGATTCTCAAAAGCTATGATGTGCTCGTGCTCGCCACGGGTGCTAGCAAGCCTATTGATCTGCAGATTGAGGGTAGGCAGAGCGAGGGCGTGATGTTTGCGCTTGACTTTCTTACGGCAAGCACAAAGAGCCTGCTAGATTCTGGCAAGGGCGCGCAGATCGCTAAGGGTAAAGATGTGCTGATTATTGGTAGTGGCGATACGAGCGTAGATTGCGTCGCAGTGGCGTTGCGTCAGGGTGCAAAGTCTATTACGCGCTTTGAGCGCTCGCCCAAACGCCCGCAGTCGCGCCCACTCAGCAATCCGTGGCCTCTAAAAAAGCAGACTTTCAGCACGGATTACGGGCTCAAAGAGGCTATAGCGCACTTTGGCAAGGATGTGCGTGAGTATCAAAAGCTCACCAAAGCCTTTGTGAGCAAAAACGGCAAGGTGTGCGGTGCTTTGGCTTGCGAGCTAGAATGGCGCGTGGTAAGTGAGGGCGCAGAGTCTAGGCGTATAAGCAGCGAGGTTAGTGGCTCACAGAAAGAATACAAGGCGGATTTGGTGCTTTTGGCTATGGGCTTTAGCGGTGCGGAGGATGCGCTGGCAGGGAGCTTTGGCATTGAGCTAGATGGGCGCACAAACATTAAAACGCACAACTATCGCGCAAGCAGGGCGAAAGTCTATGCCTGCGGAGATGCGAGAATGGGGCAAAGCCTCGTAGTATGGGCGATAAAAGACGCAATAGAGTGCGCCAAAGCAATAGATAAAGATTTATGCCAAGAGCATAAATCTTAA
- the recA gene encoding recombinase RecA → MAIDENRKKAIELALKQIDKAFGKGALVRLGDKQVEKIDSIATGSLGLDMALGIGGVPKGRIIEIYGPESSGKTTLSLQIVAECQRNGGIAAFIDAEHALDVYYAKRLGVDTENLLVSQPDNGEQALEILETLTRSGAVDLVVIDSVAALTPKAEIDGDMGDQHVGLQARLMSHALRKITGALHKMNTTLIFINQIRMKIGMMGYGSPETTTGGNALKFYASVRIDIRRIASLKQNEQHIGNRVKAKVVKNKVAPPFREAEFDIMFGEGISKEGEIIDYGIKLDIIDKSGAWISYKDKKLGQGRENAKIFLKENKAIADEITAKIKEQIGVSDEIMPLPDEPNEQE, encoded by the coding sequence ATGGCGATTGATGAGAATAGAAAAAAGGCTATTGAGCTCGCACTCAAGCAGATTGATAAGGCTTTTGGCAAAGGAGCATTAGTTAGACTTGGCGATAAGCAAGTCGAAAAGATAGATTCTATCGCGACAGGCTCACTTGGGCTTGATATGGCACTTGGTATTGGTGGTGTGCCAAAGGGCAGAATTATTGAGATCTATGGACCAGAATCTAGTGGTAAAACTACGCTTTCATTGCAGATTGTCGCAGAATGCCAAAGAAATGGCGGGATAGCAGCATTTATCGATGCAGAGCACGCGCTTGATGTGTATTATGCGAAGAGATTGGGCGTGGATACAGAAAATCTCCTTGTATCTCAGCCTGATAATGGTGAGCAAGCACTTGAGATTTTAGAGACGCTTACAAGAAGTGGAGCGGTGGATTTAGTCGTGATAGATTCTGTGGCAGCCCTCACGCCAAAGGCAGAAATCGATGGTGATATGGGAGATCAGCATGTAGGGCTTCAAGCACGCCTTATGAGCCACGCGTTACGCAAGATCACAGGCGCACTTCATAAGATGAATACGACATTGATATTTATTAATCAAATTCGTATGAAAATCGGTATGATGGGCTATGGTAGCCCAGAGACTACAACAGGAGGAAATGCGCTTAAATTTTATGCAAGCGTGCGTATCGATATAAGACGTATCGCCTCACTCAAGCAAAACGAGCAGCACATCGGCAATCGCGTCAAAGCAAAAGTCGTCAAAAACAAAGTCGCTCCGCCATTCCGCGAAGCAGAATTTGACATTATGTTTGGCGAGGGGATAAGCAAAGAGGGCGAGATTATTGATTATGGGATCAAGCTTGATATTATCGATAAAAGTGGCGCGTGGATTAGCTACAAAGATAAAAAACTCGGGCAAGGCAGAGAGAATGCAAAGATTTTCTTGAAAGAAAATAAAGCAATAGCTGATGAAATCACAGCCAAAATCAAAGAGCAAATCGGTGTGAGTGATGAGATTATGCCACTTCCAGATGAGCCAAACGAGCAAGAATAG
- the eno gene encoding phosphopyruvate hydratase, with the protein MIYIDNVYAQEVLDSRGNPTIKATIVLSDGVVESAIVPSGASTGKREALELRDGDKKRFLGKGVLKACENVDTIISDALIGASPYDQGLIDSLLKNLDGTHNYGNLGANATLGVSMAVARAAATSLNIPLYRYLGGSNALTLPVPMLNIINGGSHADNTVDFQEYMIMPIGFDSFHETLRASAEVYQHLKKILKDTNHITSIGDEGGFAPNLKNNAEPIEIILKAIEQAGYKPGEEIAIALDVASSELVDEKGLYHLAGENRTLDSAQLVEYYEQLCAKYPIVSIEDGLSEDDWEGWKILTQKLGSKIQLVGDDLFVTNHEILAHGIEQNIANAILIKPNQIGSVSETMQTVRLAQRNAYKCIMSHRSGESEDSFIADFAIALNTGEIKTGSTARSERMSKYNRLLQIEKEIANPYYLGKELFKQ; encoded by the coding sequence ATGATTTATATAGATAATGTCTATGCGCAAGAAGTGCTAGATTCTCGAGGGAATCCAACAATCAAAGCGACAATTGTATTAAGCGATGGTGTAGTAGAATCTGCAATCGTGCCAAGTGGCGCGAGTACAGGTAAGCGAGAAGCGCTTGAGTTACGTGATGGCGACAAAAAGCGATTTTTGGGCAAAGGCGTGCTAAAAGCATGCGAAAATGTCGATACGATCATCTCTGATGCGCTGATTGGCGCGAGTCCTTATGATCAGGGCTTGATTGATTCATTGCTTAAAAATCTTGATGGGACGCATAATTATGGCAATCTCGGCGCAAATGCTACGCTTGGAGTTTCTATGGCTGTGGCAAGGGCGGCTGCGACAAGCTTAAATATTCCATTGTATCGCTATCTTGGCGGGAGCAATGCTTTGACTTTGCCTGTGCCGATGCTTAATATCATAAATGGTGGAAGCCATGCTGATAACACTGTGGATTTTCAAGAATATATGATTATGCCAATTGGGTTTGATAGCTTTCATGAGACGTTGCGAGCGAGTGCAGAAGTGTATCAGCACCTCAAAAAAATCCTCAAAGACACCAATCACATCACAAGCATTGGCGATGAGGGTGGATTTGCGCCAAATCTCAAAAACAATGCCGAGCCAATCGAGATTATTTTAAAGGCTATCGAGCAGGCAGGATACAAACCCGGTGAAGAGATTGCGATCGCTTTAGATGTAGCAAGTAGCGAGCTTGTCGATGAGAAAGGATTGTATCATTTAGCAGGAGAGAATCGCACACTAGATTCTGCGCAATTAGTTGAGTATTATGAGCAATTATGCGCGAAATATCCTATCGTCTCGATTGAAGATGGATTGAGTGAAGATGATTGGGAAGGGTGGAAGATTTTAACCCAAAAGCTTGGCAGTAAAATCCAGCTTGTGGGCGATGATTTGTTTGTTACAAATCATGAGATTTTAGCGCATGGGATAGAGCAAAATATCGCAAATGCAATTCTCATCAAGCCAAATCAAATCGGCTCTGTAAGCGAGACTATGCAGACTGTGCGCCTAGCACAGCGCAATGCGTATAAATGTATCATGAGTCATCGTAGCGGAGAGAGCGAAGATAGCTTTATAGCCGACTTTGCCATAGCACTTAATACAGGTGAGATAAAAACCGGCTCCACAGCTAGAAGTGAACGTATGAGTAAATACAATCGCTTGCTTCAAATCGAAAAAGAAATCGCTAATCCATATTATTTAGGCAAAGAGCTATTTAAACAATGA
- a CDS encoding AMIN domain-containing protein encodes MKSIDIVKIMRSLLVLGASVGVIIGMIVGIGYGRDNPFEPMIKPQEDNIASNKAKDYFMDFDFKLPSTARILKEITITYQNIDGSIQTQTFPIDKSIDWHYPLLLTQKSAIISEDTQYFVIKPFEFYTQGSKLYLHTTQDIVRSFILPTPYRIVLDVKRTDKEVSGFVDIGRKYFSKVSVGTHKDFYRFVITLDGQYTYSINKDDEYYIISVQ; translated from the coding sequence ATGAAGAGTATAGATATTGTAAAAATAATGCGATCATTGCTTGTTTTGGGGGCGAGTGTTGGGGTGATTATCGGAATGATCGTTGGCATAGGCTATGGGAGAGATAATCCTTTTGAGCCGATGATTAAGCCTCAAGAAGACAACATCGCATCAAATAAAGCCAAAGATTATTTTATGGATTTTGACTTCAAGCTCCCAAGCACAGCCAGAATCTTAAAAGAGATCACTATCACTTACCAAAACATCGATGGCTCCATACAGACACAAACATTTCCTATCGATAAAAGTATCGATTGGCATTATCCGCTTTTGCTTACGCAAAAAAGCGCAATAATCAGCGAGGATACGCAATATTTTGTGATAAAGCCTTTTGAGTTTTATACACAAGGAAGCAAGCTCTATTTGCATACTACGCAAGATATTGTCCGATCATTTATCCTGCCTACGCCATATCGTATCGTGCTTGATGTCAAGCGCACAGACAAGGAGGTAAGCGGTTTTGTGGATATTGGGCGTAAATATTTCTCCAAAGTTTCTGTGGGGACGCATAAGGATTTTTATCGTTTTGTGATTACGCTTGATGGGCAATACACTTACAGCATCAATAAAGATGATGAATACTACATTATTTCCGTGCAGTGA
- a CDS encoding shikimate kinase: MASNIVLIGFMGSGKSTIAGELAGLLDTFALDTDSIIQNSTNLKISEIFAKYGEKAFRAHESHLIHWLSLNVSNAIIATGGGMPIFNDVRPMGKIVYLCIGFEEITKRLTPKERAKRPLFGDKAKALELFHTRESIYKKTADIIINASKSPQEVCDEILHSFKPQIR; this comes from the coding sequence ATGGCGTCAAATATCGTTCTAATCGGATTTATGGGAAGTGGCAAAAGCACCATAGCAGGCGAGCTTGCGGGGTTGCTTGATACTTTTGCGCTTGATACAGATTCTATAATCCAAAATAGCACAAATCTTAAAATCAGCGAAATATTTGCCAAATATGGTGAAAAAGCATTCCGAGCGCACGAATCACACCTTATCCATTGGCTCTCACTCAATGTCTCAAATGCTATCATTGCCACAGGCGGAGGAATGCCTATTTTTAATGATGTGCGCCCAATGGGAAAGATTGTGTATCTTTGTATCGGGTTTGAAGAGATCACAAAGCGACTCACACCAAAAGAAAGAGCCAAGCGTCCGCTTTTTGGTGATAAAGCTAAGGCTTTAGAGCTTTTTCACACACGAGAATCTATCTACAAAAAAACCGCAGACATTATCATCAATGCAAGCAAATCACCACAAGAAGTATGCGATGAGATTCTGCATTCCTTCAAGCCACAAATACGCTAA
- a CDS encoding valine--tRNA ligase, whose amino-acid sequence MQGYNPKEIEQRIYQICKQRGYFEITGNQKTQKTKNNDTQHQHAESQAQSPNTQTHLADKSIHKYTRKSTHNPAQTPKTFCIMMPPPNVTGVLHIGHALTFTLQDIITRYKRMDGYITLYQPGLDHAGIATQNIVEKQLLAQGIKKEDIGREAFIKKVWEWKEESGGKILTQMEALGITSAWSRTRFTMDLGLKSAVREAFVRWYDKGLIIQGDYMVNWCTHDGALSDIEVEYEEQHTFLYHLRYKIQGSDEVLVVATTRPETFFGDTAVMVHTQDSRYKHLIGKNVILPLLDKEIPIIGDDSVDMEFGTGVVKVTPAHDINDYEVGKRHHLPSVVVFDSRGILNELTGEFQGQERLKAREHIIKKLQSLNAIEKIEPYVNQVGKCYRCGNIIEPYISKQWFVKPEIAKGAIERVNNAESRFYPAQWLNNFNAWMRELRPWCISRQLWWGHRIPVWSCECGHTFASKNEVESICPKCQSQNLTQDPDVLDTWFSSGLWAFSTLGWGNGGLESDKYNPDDLELFYPNSLLITGFDILFFWVSRMLFSGESLIGELPFKDIYLHALVRDESGQKMSKSKGNVIDPIEMINQYGADSLRFCLAYLCAQGRDIRLSSAQLELSRNFANKLFNATQFLMMYLQQLGGKESLKYGFEDKEELMAYTTPLGRFAKSRLNLATKELREALDSYRFNDGASVLYRFLWGEFCDWCIEFAKAQKEAIFELGSVLKTALKLLHPYMPFISEELYHKLNASDLENTESIMIAPFPNDIAQDLDLEREFEVIKDCVVSLRRLKALVDLANKPIKKAYINPKSALKSYALGFIQKLARIECVEIQDSRVANCVVDVSDNVESYLPINEIDVEAITKRLTTQEAKIQKEITKLESMLGNKKFVDNAPQEVLHNTQNALNEAKQKIQKIQNEISIFRAV is encoded by the coding sequence ATGCAAGGCTACAACCCAAAAGAAATAGAGCAGAGAATCTACCAAATATGCAAGCAGAGAGGGTATTTTGAAATCACAGGCAATCAAAAAACCCAAAAAACAAAAAACAACGACACACAGCATCAACACGCAGAATCTCAAGCACAAAGCCCAAACACCCAAACCCACCTAGCAGACAAATCAATACACAAATACACACGCAAATCCACACATAACCCCGCGCAAACACCCAAAACTTTTTGTATTATGATGCCCCCGCCAAATGTAACAGGAGTTTTGCATATCGGGCATGCGCTCACCTTTACACTCCAAGACATTATCACGCGCTATAAGCGAATGGACGGATATATCACGCTCTATCAGCCCGGGCTTGATCACGCCGGCATAGCGACACAAAACATAGTCGAAAAACAACTCCTCGCGCAAGGAATCAAAAAAGAAGACATCGGCAGGGAAGCATTTATAAAAAAAGTTTGGGAATGGAAAGAAGAATCCGGAGGGAAAATCCTCACGCAAATGGAAGCTCTAGGGATTACGTCGGCGTGGTCGCGCACGCGATTTACTATGGATTTGGGGCTAAAATCAGCCGTGCGAGAGGCGTTTGTGCGATGGTATGACAAAGGGCTTATCATTCAGGGCGATTATATGGTGAATTGGTGCACTCATGATGGCGCGCTCTCTGATATTGAGGTCGAGTATGAGGAGCAGCACACTTTTTTGTATCATTTGCGCTACAAAATCCAAGGAAGCGATGAGGTTTTAGTCGTGGCGACAACGCGCCCGGAGACATTTTTTGGCGATACTGCGGTGATGGTGCATACTCAAGATTCTCGTTATAAGCATTTGATAGGAAAAAATGTCATATTGCCATTGCTTGATAAGGAGATTCCAATCATCGGCGATGATAGCGTGGATATGGAGTTTGGGACAGGGGTTGTGAAAGTTACGCCCGCACATGATATCAATGACTATGAAGTAGGCAAAAGACATCATTTGCCAAGTGTGGTTGTGTTTGACTCTCGCGGAATCTTAAATGAACTCACAGGCGAATTTCAAGGGCAAGAGCGACTAAAGGCGCGTGAGCATATCATAAAAAAGCTCCAATCTCTCAATGCCATAGAAAAAATCGAACCCTATGTCAATCAAGTCGGCAAATGCTATCGTTGTGGCAATATCATCGAGCCTTATATCTCAAAGCAATGGTTTGTCAAGCCAGAGATTGCAAAAGGTGCGATTGAGCGCGTCAATAATGCAGAATCTAGATTCTACCCCGCACAATGGCTCAATAACTTCAATGCGTGGATGAGAGAATTGCGCCCTTGGTGCATCTCTCGTCAGCTTTGGTGGGGGCATAGGATTCCGGTGTGGAGCTGTGAATGCGGGCATACCTTTGCTTCAAAAAACGAAGTAGAGAGCATCTGCCCCAAATGCCAAAGCCAAAATCTCACTCAAGATCCCGATGTGCTTGATACTTGGTTTAGCTCGGGGCTTTGGGCGTTTAGCACTCTTGGCTGGGGCAATGGTGGCTTAGAATCTGATAAATATAATCCAGATGATTTGGAGTTGTTTTACCCAAATTCACTGCTTATCACAGGATTTGATATTTTGTTTTTTTGGGTCTCAAGAATGCTTTTTAGCGGAGAATCGCTCATCGGAGAATTGCCATTTAAAGATATTTATTTGCATGCTTTGGTGCGCGATGAATCAGGACAAAAAATGAGTAAATCCAAAGGAAATGTCATCGATCCAATCGAGATGATAAATCAGTATGGAGCGGATTCTCTGCGGTTTTGCCTCGCGTATCTTTGTGCGCAAGGGCGAGATATACGACTCTCAAGCGCACAGCTTGAACTAAGTCGGAATTTTGCAAACAAACTTTTTAACGCGACACAATTTTTGATGATGTATCTTCAGCAGCTCGGTGGCAAAGAATCATTAAAGTATGGATTTGAGGATAAAGAAGAACTTATGGCTTACACAACACCTCTAGGGAGATTTGCCAAATCAAGATTAAATCTTGCGACAAAAGAGCTGCGCGAAGCACTTGATTCGTATCGATTTAATGACGGCGCAAGCGTGTTATACAGGTTTTTGTGGGGTGAATTTTGTGATTGGTGCATAGAGTTTGCAAAAGCCCAAAAAGAGGCGATTTTTGAGCTTGGAAGTGTGCTAAAAACCGCACTAAAACTTCTGCACCCTTATATGCCATTTATCAGCGAGGAGCTTTATCACAAGCTCAATGCCTCAGACCTTGAGAACACAGAATCTATCATGATCGCACCATTTCCTAATGACATAGCGCAGGATTTAGATCTTGAGAGAGAATTTGAGGTGATTAAGGATTGTGTGGTTTCACTGCGCCGTTTAAAAGCACTTGTTGATCTTGCAAATAAACCGATCAAAAAAGCCTATATCAACCCAAAATCTGCGCTTAAAAGTTACGCGCTAGGCTTTATCCAAAAGCTTGCTCGGATTGAATGCGTAGAGATTCAAGATTCTAGAGTGGCAAACTGCGTTGTCGATGTGAGCGATAATGTCGAGAGCTATTTGCCAATTAATGAAATCGATGTGGAGGCTATCACAAAGCGACTTACCACACAAGAAGCTAAAATCCAAAAAGAAATCACCAAACTAGAATCTATGCTAGGCAATAAAAAATTTGTCGATAATGCCCCGCAAGAAGTGCTACACAATACGCAAAACGCGCTTAATGAAGCAAAGCAAAAAATCCAAAAAATCCAAAATGAGATAAGTATCTTTCGTGCAGTGTGA
- a CDS encoding DMT family transporter codes for MRLLMILAMMGWGLVWPLSKFMINFGTPQQIACLRFLIVSVCFVPLLVYLKIPFKIPKNVLMPTFLTGILNAIYSYLMYVGMQYGDAGSAGVITEVLAPIMAAFLWVAIKHQSLSKNEKWGLFLGVVSGTFLIDIFHNVYALLSLFNVIYLLAALDWAFLMIASRYATESINAISLNFYASLITFVLFCPHLLDVEQMNVFRAGWEFWLALIVSCVFCTVFSTTIFYKALFVLGVTKGGMYALLVPLFALFFSWVLLGEIPRWHTIIGGILAILAIYIINHLKLSKFA; via the coding sequence ATGCGTCTCTTAATGATTCTTGCGATGATGGGTTGGGGGCTTGTGTGGCCCCTCTCTAAATTTATGATTAATTTTGGTACTCCACAGCAGATTGCGTGTTTGCGGTTTTTGATCGTGAGTGTTTGCTTTGTGCCATTGCTTGTGTATTTGAAGATTCCATTCAAAATTCCCAAAAATGTGCTTATGCCTACATTTCTTACAGGCATTTTGAATGCGATATATTCGTATCTGATGTATGTGGGAATGCAATATGGAGACGCTGGAAGTGCTGGAGTCATCACAGAAGTGCTAGCACCGATTATGGCGGCGTTTTTGTGGGTGGCTATCAAGCATCAGAGTTTGAGTAAAAACGAAAAATGGGGATTGTTTTTGGGGGTGGTATCAGGAACGTTTTTGATTGATATTTTTCATAATGTTTATGCGTTGCTCTCGTTGTTTAATGTGATTTATTTGCTCGCGGCACTTGATTGGGCGTTTTTGATGATTGCTTCTCGATACGCGACAGAATCCATAAACGCCATAAGCCTTAATTTTTATGCGTCATTGATTACATTTGTGCTGTTTTGTCCGCATTTGCTTGATGTGGAGCAGATGAATGTGTTTAGGGCTGGGTGGGAATTCTGGCTTGCACTTATCGTTTCTTGCGTGTTTTGCACGGTGTTTTCTACGACTATTTTTTATAAGGCTTTGTTTGTGCTAGGCGTTACAAAAGGCGGTATGTATGCGCTGTTGGTGCCACTATTTGCGCTATTTTTCTCTTGGGTGCTTTTGGGGGAGATTCCAAGATGGCATACCATTATCGGTGGGATTTTAGCAATCTTAGCGATATATATTATTAATCATTTGAAGCTATCTAAATTTGCATAG
- a CDS encoding NYN domain-containing protein, protein MRVITYIDGFNLYHSIKDLGSNREYLKWQNINKLSARFLSRNDEIIKIKFFTAYPKWKPQSYIRHQNYVAILQDLGVEVIMGHFKLKRVFCHNCKQEIKKHEEKQTDVNIATHIVNDMYQHKPDIIQLISGDTDLIPPLKIAQEKRH, encoded by the coding sequence TTGCGTGTTATAACATATATTGATGGCTTTAATCTTTATCATTCCATTAAAGATTTAGGAAGCAATAGAGAATATCTAAAGTGGCAAAATATCAACAAACTCTCTGCTAGATTCTTATCTCGCAACGATGAAATAATAAAGATTAAATTTTTTACTGCATACCCAAAGTGGAAACCGCAATCATACATAAGACATCAAAATTATGTAGCTATCCTGCAAGATTTAGGCGTGGAAGTGATTATGGGGCATTTTAAGCTAAAAAGAGTCTTTTGTCATAATTGTAAGCAGGAAATAAAAAAGCACGAAGAAAAGCAGACCGATGTCAATATAGCTACTCATATTGTTAATGATATGTATCAACATAAGCCTGATATTATTCAACTTATAAGCGGCGATACCGACTTGATCCCGCCACTAAAAATTGCCCAAGAAAAAAGGCATTAA